In Eulemur rufifrons isolate Redbay chromosome 3, OSU_ERuf_1, whole genome shotgun sequence, a single window of DNA contains:
- the LOC138381591 gene encoding cytochrome P450 11B2, mitochondrial-like isoform X1 codes for MAFRAKADVWMKGPWLSLGGPRALGTRAALASKAVRPFEAIPQSRNNNWMRMLQIWKEQGYENLHLEMHQNFQELGPIFRYDIGGTRRVSVMLPEDVERLQQVETLHPRRMLLEPWLAYRQHRGHKCGVFLLNGPEWRFNRLRLNTYVLSPKAVQKYIPRVDMVARDFSQALKEKVLQNARGSLTLDIQPSIFYYTIEASNSAFFGERLGLLGSNPSPASLKFIHALEAMFKSTVQLIFMPRSLSRWTSTKTWEEHFEAWDYIFQYANNCIQKICQERALNRPEHYSGIMAELLLHGDLSPDAIKANTMDLIVGSTDTTSFPLLMTLFELARNPDVQQALRQESLAAQASITDNPQRALVELPLLRAALKETLRLYPVGLILERLLPSDMVLQNYHIPAGTLVQVFLHSLGRHSASFPRPERYEPQRWLEVKGSSTNFRHVAFGFGMRQCLGRRLAEVEMLLLLHHVLKNFLVETLNQEDIKMVYRFVLMPSTFPALTFRAIS; via the exons ATGGCATTCAGGGCAAAGGCCGATGTGTGGATGAAAGGGCCCTGGCTGTCTCTGGGAGGGCCACGGGCACTGGGCACCAGAGCCGCTCTGGCGTCCAAGGCGGTGCGGCCCTTCGAAGCCATACCCCAGAGTCGCAACAACAACTGGATGAGGATGCTGCAGATCTGGAAGGAGCAGGGCTATGAGAACCTTCACCTGGAGATGCATCAGAACTTCCAGGAGCTGGGGCCCATTTTCAG GTATGACATCGGAGGAACACGGAGGGTGTCTGTGATGCTACCGGAGGACGTGGAGAGGCTGCAGCAGGTGGAGACTCTGCACCCACGCCGGATGCTCCTGGAGCCCTGGTTGGCCTACAGACAACACCGAGGGCACAAATGTGGCGTGTTCTTGCT GAATGGGCCCGAATGGCGCTTCAACCGATTGCGGCTGAACACGTATGTGCTATCACCAAAGGCCGTCCAGAAGTATATTCCCAGAGTGGATATGGTGGCAAGGGATTTCTCCCAGGCCCTGAAGGAGAAGGTGCTACAGAATGCCCGGGGCAGCCTGACCCTGGACATCCAGCCCAGCATCTTCTACTACACCATAGAAG CCAGCAACTCAGCATTTTTTGGAGAGAGGCTGGGCCTCCTGGGCAGtaaccccagccctgccagcctgAAGTTCATCCATGCCCTGGAGGCCATGTTCAAATCCACCGTACAGCTCATTTTCATGCCCAGGAGCCTGTCCCGCTGGACCAGCACCAAGACATGGGAGGAGCATTTTGAGGCCTGGGACTACATCTTCCAGTATG CCAACAACTGCATCCAGAAAATCTGTCAGGAACGAGCACTCAACCGCCCTGAACACTACAGCGGTATCATGGCAGAGCTGTTGTTGCATGGAGACTTGTCACCAGATGCCATCAAGGCCAACACCATGGACCTCATTGTGGGGAGCACGGACACG ACCTCCTTCCCCTTGCTGATGACACTCTTTGAGCTGGCTCGCAACCCCGACGTGCAGCAGGCCCTTCGCCAGGAGAGCCTGGCAGCCCAGGCCAGCATCACTGACAATCCCCAGAGGGCACTGGTGGAGCTGCCCCTGCTGCGGGCCGCCCTCAAGGAGACCCTGAG GCTCTACCCGGTGGGCCTCATCCTGGAGCgactcctgccctcagacatggTGCTGCAGAACTACCATATCCCAGCTGGG ACACTGGTCCAGGTGTTCCTCCATTCGCTGGGTCGCCACTCCGCCTCCTTCCCGAGGCCAGAGCGCTATGAGCCCCAGCGCTGGCTAGAGGTCAAGGGTTCCAGCACAAACTTCCGCCACGTGGCCTTTGGCTTTGGCATGCGCCAATGCCTGGGGCGGCGCCTGGCAGAGGTGGAGATGCTGCTCCTGCTGCACCAT GTGCTGAAAAACTTCCTGGTGGAGACACTAAACCAAGAGGATATAAAGATGGTGTACCGCTTCGTGTTGATGCCCAGCACCTTCCCTGCACTTACTTTCAGGGCCATCAGTTAG
- the LOC138381591 gene encoding cytochrome P450 11B2, mitochondrial-like isoform X2, which translates to MAFRAKADVWMKGPWLSLGGPRALGTRAALASKAVRPFEAIPQSRNNNWMRMLQIWKEQGYENLHLEMHQNFQELGPIFRYDIGGTRRVSVMLPEDVERLQQVETLHPRRMLLEPWLAYRQHRGHKCGVFLLNGPEWRFNRLRLNTYVLSPKAVQKYIPRVDMVARDFSQALKEKVLQNARGSLTLDIQPSIFYYTIEASNSAFFGERLGLLGSNPSPASLKFIHALEAMFKSTVQLIFMPRSLSRWTSTKTWEEHFEAWDYIFQYANNCIQKICQERALNRPEHYSGIMAELLLHGDLSPDAIKANTMDLIVGSTDTTSFPLLMTLFELARNPDVQQALRQESLAAQASITDNPQRALVELPLLRAALKETLRLYPVGLILERLLPSDMVLQNYHIPAGVLKNFLVETLNQEDIKMVYRFVLMPSTFPALTFRAIS; encoded by the exons ATGGCATTCAGGGCAAAGGCCGATGTGTGGATGAAAGGGCCCTGGCTGTCTCTGGGAGGGCCACGGGCACTGGGCACCAGAGCCGCTCTGGCGTCCAAGGCGGTGCGGCCCTTCGAAGCCATACCCCAGAGTCGCAACAACAACTGGATGAGGATGCTGCAGATCTGGAAGGAGCAGGGCTATGAGAACCTTCACCTGGAGATGCATCAGAACTTCCAGGAGCTGGGGCCCATTTTCAG GTATGACATCGGAGGAACACGGAGGGTGTCTGTGATGCTACCGGAGGACGTGGAGAGGCTGCAGCAGGTGGAGACTCTGCACCCACGCCGGATGCTCCTGGAGCCCTGGTTGGCCTACAGACAACACCGAGGGCACAAATGTGGCGTGTTCTTGCT GAATGGGCCCGAATGGCGCTTCAACCGATTGCGGCTGAACACGTATGTGCTATCACCAAAGGCCGTCCAGAAGTATATTCCCAGAGTGGATATGGTGGCAAGGGATTTCTCCCAGGCCCTGAAGGAGAAGGTGCTACAGAATGCCCGGGGCAGCCTGACCCTGGACATCCAGCCCAGCATCTTCTACTACACCATAGAAG CCAGCAACTCAGCATTTTTTGGAGAGAGGCTGGGCCTCCTGGGCAGtaaccccagccctgccagcctgAAGTTCATCCATGCCCTGGAGGCCATGTTCAAATCCACCGTACAGCTCATTTTCATGCCCAGGAGCCTGTCCCGCTGGACCAGCACCAAGACATGGGAGGAGCATTTTGAGGCCTGGGACTACATCTTCCAGTATG CCAACAACTGCATCCAGAAAATCTGTCAGGAACGAGCACTCAACCGCCCTGAACACTACAGCGGTATCATGGCAGAGCTGTTGTTGCATGGAGACTTGTCACCAGATGCCATCAAGGCCAACACCATGGACCTCATTGTGGGGAGCACGGACACG ACCTCCTTCCCCTTGCTGATGACACTCTTTGAGCTGGCTCGCAACCCCGACGTGCAGCAGGCCCTTCGCCAGGAGAGCCTGGCAGCCCAGGCCAGCATCACTGACAATCCCCAGAGGGCACTGGTGGAGCTGCCCCTGCTGCGGGCCGCCCTCAAGGAGACCCTGAG GCTCTACCCGGTGGGCCTCATCCTGGAGCgactcctgccctcagacatggTGCTGCAGAACTACCATATCCCAGCTGGG GTGCTGAAAAACTTCCTGGTGGAGACACTAAACCAAGAGGATATAAAGATGGTGTACCGCTTCGTGTTGATGCCCAGCACCTTCCCTGCACTTACTTTCAGGGCCATCAGTTAG